From a single Nostoc edaphicum CCNP1411 genomic region:
- a CDS encoding 2-hydroxyacid dehydrogenase, which produces MLEAKVFVTRRLPIELEELRSLVTVEVWPERQPPPYEILREKVQEIDGLLCLLTDQIDRQLIESGKLKVISQMAVGYDNIDIAAATARQIPVGHTPGVLTDATADFAWALLMAAARRVVEADRFTRAGLWQTWEPDLLLGPNVTGATLGIVGFGRIGQAIARRAKGFEMQILYTSRQRCNPELEQSLGVEFATLEHLLQESDFVTLHTPSTDDTYHLISDRQFELMKRSAILINTARGTIVDPDSLYRALTSGQIAAAAVDVTEPEPIPSDSLLLTLDNLIIAPHIGSASRQTRSKMATMAIANLIAGLRGDRLAYCVNPEIYQ; this is translated from the coding sequence ATGCTTGAAGCTAAAGTCTTCGTTACTCGTCGTCTACCCATTGAATTAGAGGAACTGCGATCGCTTGTCACTGTGGAAGTTTGGCCAGAACGCCAACCCCCTCCCTACGAAATTTTACGAGAAAAAGTCCAGGAAATAGATGGATTACTCTGTCTGCTGACTGACCAAATTGATCGACAACTGATCGAGTCTGGGAAACTCAAAGTCATCAGTCAGATGGCGGTGGGTTACGATAACATTGACATTGCCGCCGCTACGGCACGGCAAATTCCCGTCGGTCATACTCCTGGTGTGCTAACCGATGCTACCGCAGATTTTGCTTGGGCATTACTCATGGCAGCAGCACGGCGAGTAGTGGAGGCAGATCGGTTTACTCGTGCAGGGTTGTGGCAGACTTGGGAACCAGACTTATTATTGGGGCCAAATGTTACGGGTGCTACTTTGGGGATTGTTGGTTTTGGGCGCATTGGTCAAGCGATTGCTCGTCGTGCCAAAGGGTTTGAAATGCAGATTTTATATACGAGTAGGCAACGATGTAACCCAGAATTAGAACAATCTTTAGGTGTGGAGTTTGCTACGTTGGAACACTTGCTGCAAGAGTCTGATTTTGTAACACTGCACACACCATCTACTGATGATACTTATCATCTTATTAGCGATCGCCAATTTGAGTTGATGAAGCGATCGGCTATTTTGATTAATACAGCGCGGGGAACTATTGTAGATCCAGATTCTCTGTATCGTGCCCTTACAAGTGGTCAAATTGCCGCTGCGGCTGTGGATGTCACCGAACCAGAACCGATTCCCAGCGATAGCCTGTTGTTGACTCTAGATAATCTAATTATTGCGCCTCATATTGGCAGTGCCAGTCGTCAAACGCGATCAAAAATGGCAACAATGGCGATCGCTAACTTAATTGCTGGACTGAGGGGCGATCGTCTAGCTTATTGTGTCAACCCCGAAATTTATCAATGA